In the Gossypium raimondii isolate GPD5lz chromosome 9, ASM2569854v1, whole genome shotgun sequence genome, one interval contains:
- the LOC105798455 gene encoding 50S ribosomal protein L27, chloroplastic yields MATATMSFNLVGAFRGLSLASSSTSSFMKGEVGSIHKTAVVSFPRKSPFPLTIESAHKKGAGSTKNGRDSKGQRLGVKIYGDQVAKPGAIIVRQRGTKFHPGKNVGLGKDHTIFSLIDGLVKFEKFGPDKKKISVYPRVLQPENPNSYRARKREYFRMRREQRKAKKEGILVQPELVLASAADATDDNPVC; encoded by the exons ATGGCTACTGCAACAATGAGCTTCAATTTGGTGGGAGCATTTAGGGGTCTTTCTCTAGCATCAAGCTCGACGTCGTCCTTTATGAAAGGAGAAGTGGGTTCCATTCACAAAACGGCAGTCGTTTCGTTCCCGAGGAAGTCTCCGTTCCCTTTGACGATCGAATCGGCGCACAAAAAAGGAGCCGGTAGTACTAAAAACGGTCGCGATTCAAAGGGTCAACGACTCGGCGTCAAAATCTACGGCGACCAGGTCGCCAAGCCCGGTGCTATTATCGTTAGGCAACGTGGAACCAAG TTTCATCCAGGGAAAAATGTGGGGCTTGGCAAGGATCACACAATCTTTTCATTGATTGATGGACTTGTGAAATTCGAGAAGTTTGGACCCGACAAGAAAAAG ATTAGTGTTTACCCACGAGTACTTCAGCCTGAGAATCCCAACAGCTATAGAGCAAGGAAGAGAGAGTACTTCAGGATGCGACGTGAACAAAGGAAGGCAAAAAAGGAAGGAATTTTAGTTCAACCCGAACTTGTGCTTGCTTCGGCTGCTGATGCTACGGATGATAATCCTGTTTGCTGA